A single window of bacterium DNA harbors:
- a CDS encoding WecB/TagA/CpsF family glycosyltransferase: MMATEKKSFNLASRWQRIHFLGVGVHKVTQDEALEGIECAIEARVPCQVITADASGVVMAQKDAELKELYNNADLVTPDSAGILWAAKRYGTPLSGRVSGVDLVYHLCRLSHEKSYKLFFFGAAPGVTDQAASNFRDKFPNIQVVGTRNGYFKPEEEPEIIEQIKAANPDVLFVA, translated from the coding sequence ATGATGGCAACAGAAAAAAAGAGTTTTAATCTGGCATCCAGGTGGCAGCGGATTCATTTTCTCGGCGTTGGCGTGCACAAGGTGACACAGGATGAGGCGTTAGAGGGGATTGAGTGCGCGATAGAGGCGCGAGTCCCTTGCCAAGTGATAACTGCCGATGCCTCAGGTGTTGTCATGGCACAGAAGGATGCTGAGCTAAAAGAACTCTATAACAATGCAGACTTGGTTACACCCGATAGCGCCGGCATTTTGTGGGCGGCTAAACGCTACGGAACCCCATTAAGCGGAAGAGTTTCAGGAGTAGATCTGGTCTATCATCTTTGCCGATTAAGCCATGAGAAAAGCTACAAACTTTTTTTCTTTGGCGCTGCCCCAGGAGTAACGGATCAAGCGGCATCGAATTTTCGTGATAAATTCCCAAATATCCAAGTGGTCGGCACTCGCAATGGCTACTTCAAACCCGAAGAAGAACCCGAAATTATCGAGCAGATAAAAGCGGCTAACCCGGATGTGCTTTTCGTTGCGC